Proteins from a single region of Streptomyces sp. HUAS 15-9:
- a CDS encoding MMPL family transporter produces the protein MTVIALWLLVLAAALAGRHIASPTFSDQVSLPGTTSHTGADLLATSMPEAGRPNGKVVFHTDSGTVAGQRSALDRTLTDLRDLPHVTSVSAPVTSGDGRTAYTAVSFDRQLKDLGHAYTAQLDTATEPARAAGLGVAYGGDLEQVVRTPANDKLSEIVGMVTALAILLLAFGSVLAALLPLVTALISVGVGLGVVGIVAATTSFATSATTLATMIGLGVGIDYALFLTTRFRQDLIDGHGPVEAAARTARTSGRAVLVAAVTVAVAMLSLYACGLTFIGKLGLAATVAVIVTAAAALTLVPAALGLVGRYIDRARLRRRPVAERAGERDGWHRYAELVARRPWTFLAVGLAVLTVCAAPLMSMRLGHVDAGADRPGSSTRTAYDWIADAPGRGFGPGANGQVVTVVDLRHTDTSTDRIADDVTRALKDTRGVASYTSVRPSGDGRILVTTLTPTTGPQDAATGALLETLSAQTLPKALDGTGARAYLTGTVAGQADFRSTVSERLPIVIGIVLVLAFLLLMAVFRSVVIPLKAVFLNLFTTAASYGVLVAVFQWGRGDFLLGLSEPVPIESYVPMMMFAIVFGLSMDYEIFLLSRIAETWQRTRDNRLAVGEGLSATARVISSAAFIMTAVFLSFTASPTVVVKMLALGLAISVILDATVVRLILVPSAMFLMGRANWWMPRRLDRVLPRLHA, from the coding sequence GTGACGGTGATCGCCCTCTGGCTGCTCGTCCTGGCCGCCGCCCTCGCGGGACGCCATATCGCCTCGCCCACCTTCAGCGACCAGGTCAGCCTGCCCGGCACCACCTCCCACACCGGCGCCGACCTGCTCGCCACCTCGATGCCCGAAGCCGGCCGGCCCAACGGCAAGGTGGTCTTCCACACCGACTCCGGCACCGTGGCCGGGCAGCGGTCCGCACTGGACCGGACGCTGACGGACCTGCGCGACCTCCCGCACGTCACTTCGGTCTCCGCGCCGGTGACCAGCGGCGACGGACGCACGGCCTACACCGCGGTCTCCTTCGACCGGCAGCTCAAGGACCTCGGCCACGCCTACACCGCCCAACTGGACACCGCCACCGAGCCGGCCCGGGCGGCGGGGCTCGGTGTCGCATACGGCGGTGACCTCGAACAGGTCGTCCGAACCCCCGCCAACGACAAGCTGAGCGAGATCGTCGGCATGGTCACCGCTCTCGCGATCCTGCTGCTCGCCTTCGGCAGCGTCCTCGCCGCCCTGCTGCCCCTGGTGACCGCGCTGATCAGCGTCGGTGTGGGCCTGGGCGTCGTCGGCATCGTCGCCGCCACCACGTCCTTCGCGACGTCCGCCACCACACTGGCCACCATGATCGGACTGGGCGTGGGCATCGACTACGCCCTGTTCCTGACCACCCGCTTCCGACAGGACCTCATCGACGGCCACGGCCCGGTCGAGGCCGCCGCCCGCACCGCACGCACCAGCGGACGTGCCGTTCTCGTGGCGGCGGTGACCGTCGCCGTCGCGATGCTCAGTCTCTACGCGTGCGGGTTGACTTTCATCGGCAAGCTCGGCCTCGCGGCCACCGTCGCCGTGATCGTCACCGCTGCCGCCGCCCTCACTCTGGTGCCGGCGGCACTGGGCCTGGTCGGCCGGTACATCGACCGGGCGCGTCTGCGCCGCCGCCCGGTCGCCGAGCGCGCGGGCGAACGCGACGGCTGGCACCGCTACGCGGAACTGGTCGCCCGGCGGCCCTGGACGTTTCTCGCCGTCGGTCTCGCCGTGCTCACCGTCTGCGCGGCGCCGCTGATGTCGATGCGCCTCGGGCATGTCGACGCCGGCGCGGACCGGCCGGGCAGCAGCACCCGTACCGCGTACGACTGGATCGCGGACGCGCCCGGTCGAGGCTTCGGACCGGGTGCGAACGGCCAGGTCGTCACCGTCGTCGACCTCCGCCACACGGACACGTCGACCGACCGCATCGCCGACGACGTCACGCGGGCCCTGAAGGACACGCGGGGAGTGGCGTCGTACACCTCCGTCCGGCCGAGCGGCGACGGCCGGATCCTCGTCACCACCCTGACGCCGACCACGGGTCCGCAGGACGCCGCCACCGGCGCCCTGCTCGAGACCCTGTCCGCGCAGACACTGCCGAAAGCCCTCGACGGTACCGGCGCCCGCGCCTACCTCACCGGCACCGTGGCGGGCCAGGCCGACTTCCGCAGCACGGTCAGCGAGCGGCTGCCGATCGTCATCGGCATCGTCCTGGTCCTCGCCTTCCTGCTGCTCATGGCGGTCTTCCGCAGCGTGGTGATCCCGCTCAAGGCCGTCTTCCTGAACCTGTTCACGACCGCCGCGTCCTACGGCGTCCTGGTCGCCGTCTTCCAGTGGGGCCGGGGCGACTTTCTGCTGGGCCTGTCGGAGCCGGTGCCGATCGAGTCGTACGTGCCGATGATGATGTTCGCGATCGTCTTCGGGCTCTCCATGGACTACGAGATCTTCCTGCTCTCCCGGATCGCCGAGACCTGGCAGCGCACGCGGGACAACCGGCTCGCGGTCGGCGAGGGGCTGTCCGCGACTGCGCGGGTGATCTCCAGTGCTGCCTTCATCATGACGGCGGTGTTCCTGTCCTTCACCGCCTCGCCGACCGTGGTTGTGAAGATGCTCGCCCTGGGGCTGGCGATCAGTGTGATCCTGGATGCGACCGTGGTCCGCCTGATCCTGGTGCCGTCCGCCATGTTCCTTATGGGGCGGGCCAATTGGTGGATGCCCCGCCGCCTCGACCGCGTGCTTCCGCGCCTGCACGCCTGA
- a CDS encoding ATP-binding protein, with protein MYRAVSPEPLSAAGVESFVAGPWALPWSSTACARARSAMRDVLPRWGLAGLVPTAELLVSELVCNALRHAVGPLSLTLERVSAVRCVVTDGSSDLPRPTDADVEDESGRGLTLVDTLAARWGCEPGPVGKSVWFELSADVDPPRVGGSDAPDCPQAAGTGRSG; from the coding sequence ATGTACCGCGCAGTTTCCCCCGAGCCCCTGTCGGCGGCGGGGGTGGAATCGTTCGTGGCCGGACCCTGGGCGCTCCCCTGGTCCTCGACGGCTTGCGCCCGGGCGCGGTCGGCCATGCGTGACGTGCTCCCTCGATGGGGCCTCGCCGGACTCGTCCCGACCGCCGAACTGCTGGTCAGCGAGCTGGTGTGCAATGCGCTACGGCATGCCGTCGGCCCGCTGAGCCTCACGCTCGAGCGCGTGTCGGCGGTGCGCTGCGTGGTCACCGACGGCTCTTCGGACCTTCCCCGCCCGACCGACGCCGATGTCGAGGACGAGAGCGGCCGCGGACTCACGCTCGTGGACACGCTGGCCGCGCGCTGGGGCTGCGAGCCTGGGCCGGTGGGCAAGAGCGTGTGGTTCGAGCTCTCCGCGGACGTGGACCCACCTCGGGTGGGCGGAAGCGACGCCCCGGACTGCCCGCAGGCGGCTGGGACCGGAAGGTCGGGGTGA
- a CDS encoding Fur family transcriptional regulator — protein MTAAAEAEEPMALAAARLRSAGMRVTAPRMAMLMAVHESAGHLDADTLRERAQRVTGRLSLQATYNVLRALTDAGLVRCTQIAGHPARYETERHDNHHHFVCRHCGHIRDVKCAKGAAPCMDPQLPEEYDTQEAAVTFWGLCPGCRD, from the coding sequence ATGACAGCCGCGGCGGAGGCCGAGGAGCCGATGGCACTGGCCGCGGCGCGATTGCGGTCGGCAGGGATGCGGGTGACCGCTCCGCGGATGGCGATGCTGATGGCCGTCCACGAGTCGGCCGGCCACCTCGACGCCGACACCCTGCGCGAGCGCGCCCAACGGGTCACCGGCCGGCTGTCCCTGCAGGCCACCTACAACGTGCTGCGCGCCCTCACCGACGCCGGACTGGTCCGCTGCACTCAGATCGCCGGCCACCCCGCGCGCTACGAGACCGAACGCCACGACAATCACCACCACTTCGTGTGCCGCCACTGCGGCCACATCCGCGACGTCAAGTGCGCGAAAGGCGCGGCCCCTTGCATGGACCCGCAACTGCCCGAGGAGTACGACACACAAGAGGCCGCGGTGACGTTCTGGGGCCTGTGCCCCGGCTGCCGGGACTAG
- a CDS encoding DUF2993 domain-containing protein — protein sequence MNRRRKTIIALAGAAAVAVAVCATNLVVEHQAEQRVAEVASCRLKPRGPVQADLTTPLAGLRALGGDVGDVDVHAEGVRRQDVVMDVAVSLKGVTTDGASDGGTADATIGYDQLDRHMGSLGDGLTPGGRDGDLTLSGSVGSLGLPVTVVAKLSTRTNAVTITPTTVTVLGRSVPVDDLTALPAAARLKNELKPRTVAVTGLPRGVALTSAHAGDDGLVLDFSIARRTAQGTSNRSKAGCAAA from the coding sequence TTGAACCGTCGTAGGAAGACCATCATCGCTCTCGCGGGCGCCGCCGCCGTGGCCGTAGCCGTCTGCGCCACGAATCTGGTGGTCGAGCACCAGGCCGAACAACGGGTGGCCGAGGTGGCGAGCTGCCGGCTGAAGCCGCGTGGGCCGGTACAGGCCGACCTCACCACCCCCCTTGCCGGGCTTCGGGCCCTCGGCGGTGACGTCGGTGACGTCGATGTCCATGCCGAAGGGGTGCGGCGCCAGGACGTCGTGATGGACGTCGCCGTCTCCCTGAAGGGCGTCACGACGGACGGCGCCAGCGACGGCGGCACCGCCGACGCCACCATCGGCTACGACCAGCTCGACCGGCACATGGGCTCGCTGGGCGACGGGCTGACACCGGGCGGCCGGGACGGCGACCTCACCCTCAGCGGAAGCGTCGGCAGCCTGGGCCTGCCCGTCACCGTCGTCGCGAAGCTGTCGACCCGGACGAACGCGGTCACCATCACCCCGACAACCGTGACGGTCCTCGGGCGCAGCGTCCCGGTCGACGATCTGACCGCCCTGCCGGCCGCCGCCCGCCTGAAGAACGAGCTGAAGCCACGCACCGTCGCCGTCACCGGACTGCCCCGGGGTGTCGCCCTGACATCGGCGCACGCCGGGGACGACGGCTTGGTCCTGGACTTCTCGATAGCGCGCCGGACGGCTCAGGGCACGAGCAACCGTTCCAAGGCCGGCTGCGCGGCGGCGTGA
- a CDS encoding GMC family oxidoreductase: protein MSLDGLVAALIADEGTSDWTARVPARLETVLASMPLPARAGLRAAARGLDVYALARTGRALATLTPHERESVLRGLDARPSLRPLLDVLKVPVLLAAGTERMLHDGPTAPGLTRQDPPLDCTSAHAWPARSTADAVVIGSGAGGAMAARTLARAGLDVVVLEEGEHYSTEWFGRRTPLERFTELYRDGGATIAVGRPPLLLPVGRAVGGTTVVNSGTCYRTPDHVLARWSKDFGFALADDFGGRLDEVERSLRVATQPVDVLGNNGSLALTGAHTLGWRAAPLRRNAPGCKGSCQCVVGCPTGAKQSVQLSVLPDACAAGARIVTGARVERVLVDRDRPGGSRAAGVRVRRDDDPFEILAPLVVVAAGALQSPSLLRRSGLGGHPRLGRNLSVHPATSVAGRFAEPVTAWEGVLQSVGVEEHHGAGVLIEATATPPGMGSFVLPGLGAELRRELEGADRLATLGAMIADRPSGRVHGRDRTLLRYDLDDRDAGRLLRAVRAMGELLFAAGAEEVLTGVPRTPRVHTLTELDTVLADTSARQLHLSAYHPTGTVAAGADPQRFPADANGQLRGIQGVLIADAAVLPGCPEVNPQLSIMAAALAITGAYLERV from the coding sequence ATGAGCCTCGACGGCCTAGTGGCCGCCCTGATCGCCGACGAAGGCACCTCGGACTGGACCGCACGCGTCCCCGCGAGGCTGGAGACGGTCCTCGCCTCGATGCCGCTTCCCGCCCGGGCCGGTCTACGGGCGGCTGCGCGCGGCCTGGACGTCTACGCGCTGGCCCGGACCGGGCGCGCACTGGCCACGCTCACGCCTCACGAGCGCGAGTCCGTGCTCCGGGGACTCGACGCACGGCCGTCGCTGCGCCCGCTCCTGGACGTGCTCAAGGTACCCGTCCTCCTCGCGGCCGGCACGGAGCGGATGCTCCACGACGGCCCCACTGCCCCCGGCCTCACCCGCCAGGACCCTCCGCTCGACTGCACGTCCGCACACGCATGGCCCGCGCGCTCCACCGCCGACGCCGTCGTCATAGGTTCGGGGGCGGGCGGAGCCATGGCCGCGCGGACCCTGGCCCGGGCCGGGCTCGACGTCGTCGTCCTGGAAGAGGGCGAGCACTACTCCACCGAGTGGTTCGGACGGCGCACGCCCCTGGAGCGGTTCACGGAGCTCTACCGGGACGGCGGAGCGACCATCGCTGTCGGCCGCCCTCCGCTACTGCTACCGGTCGGCCGAGCCGTCGGTGGTACGACGGTCGTCAACTCCGGTACCTGCTACCGCACTCCGGACCATGTCCTGGCCCGCTGGAGCAAGGACTTCGGCTTCGCCCTCGCCGACGACTTCGGTGGTCGCCTCGACGAGGTCGAGCGTTCCCTGCGCGTGGCCACCCAGCCCGTGGACGTCCTCGGCAACAACGGCAGCCTCGCGCTCACCGGGGCACATACGCTCGGCTGGCGTGCCGCGCCCCTGCGTCGCAACGCGCCCGGGTGCAAGGGGTCTTGCCAGTGTGTCGTGGGCTGTCCGACCGGTGCCAAGCAGAGCGTGCAGCTGTCCGTGCTGCCCGACGCCTGCGCCGCCGGTGCCCGCATCGTGACCGGTGCGCGGGTTGAGCGCGTCCTCGTCGACCGGGACCGGCCCGGGGGGTCGCGTGCGGCAGGCGTGCGCGTACGCCGCGACGATGACCCCTTCGAGATCCTCGCCCCGTTGGTCGTCGTCGCCGCGGGCGCGCTGCAGTCACCGTCGTTGTTGCGCCGTTCGGGCCTGGGCGGACACCCCCGGCTCGGCCGCAACCTCAGCGTGCACCCGGCCACGAGCGTCGCCGGGCGCTTCGCCGAACCGGTCACCGCCTGGGAGGGCGTGCTGCAGAGCGTCGGCGTGGAGGAGCATCACGGCGCGGGGGTCCTCATCGAGGCCACCGCCACCCCGCCCGGCATGGGCTCGTTCGTGCTGCCCGGGCTGGGCGCCGAGCTGCGCCGCGAACTGGAGGGCGCCGACCGACTCGCCACCCTCGGCGCGATGATCGCCGACCGGCCGTCGGGCCGTGTCCACGGCCGTGACCGCACCCTGCTCCGCTACGACCTCGACGACCGCGACGCCGGCCGTCTGCTGCGGGCGGTACGCGCCATGGGCGAGCTCCTGTTCGCCGCGGGCGCCGAGGAGGTACTCACCGGCGTCCCCAGGACGCCCCGGGTACACACCCTCACGGAACTGGACACCGTCCTCGCCGACACGAGTGCCCGCCAGCTCCACCTCTCGGCCTACCACCCCACGGGCACGGTGGCCGCGGGAGCGGACCCACAGCGCTTCCCGGCGGACGCGAACGGACAACTGCGCGGCATCCAAGGGGTGTTGATCGCGGACGCGGCCGTACTCCCCGGCTGCCCCGAGGTGAATCCGCAGCTGAGCATCATGGCGGCGGCCCTGGCGATCACGGGGGCGTATCTGGAGCGTGTCTAG